Proteins encoded together in one Candidatus Nitrosocaldus cavascurensis window:
- a CDS encoding M24 family metallopeptidase, with product MSEESRSRKVLDEAYRMGCSTVIAFEPEDVFYLTGFWGEGIVVLNQSDTRLIVPQLEADRARSIARCEVLEAERGSSMLDKALSFVAEDASICTDCNDHSIFERMRVKLVDSSRLRYSKDIFYNARKVKDEYEIRMIEHAARILDELFKVCEYVIRTGLSERQIQAMLMYEAMRRGAYPPSYRYTLSPLIVASGTNSSLPHAEPSDRILSMGDLVTVDLTLRYGGYIADATRTFALGSIDREKEDIYHIVREAQERALESVHDDVECREVDGAARAYIEGKGYGERFIHSTGHGIGLDVHEPPWISRNSQERLARGMCITIEPGIYIANRYGVRIEDSLAISRDGRVVVMNRYTKDLIRL from the coding sequence TTGAGTGAAGAGAGCAGGAGCAGAAAGGTTCTGGATGAGGCGTACAGGATGGGCTGTAGTACAGTAATAGCGTTTGAGCCAGAGGATGTATTCTATCTTACTGGCTTCTGGGGCGAGGGTATAGTAGTGCTTAACCAATCAGATACAAGGCTCATAGTGCCCCAACTTGAGGCAGATAGGGCAAGGAGCATTGCAAGGTGCGAGGTATTGGAGGCAGAGAGGGGCTCAAGCATGCTTGATAAGGCATTATCCTTTGTAGCAGAGGATGCAAGTATTTGCACAGACTGTAACGACCATTCGATATTTGAGAGGATGAGGGTTAAGTTGGTTGATAGTAGTAGGTTAAGGTACAGCAAGGATATCTTCTACAATGCAAGGAAGGTGAAGGATGAGTATGAGATCAGGATGATAGAGCATGCAGCAAGGATACTCGATGAACTATTCAAGGTATGTGAGTATGTGATAAGGACAGGGTTAAGTGAGAGGCAGATACAGGCAATGCTCATGTATGAAGCGATGCGTAGAGGTGCCTATCCTCCATCATACAGGTATACACTCTCACCCCTGATAGTAGCATCTGGTACAAACTCATCACTACCCCATGCTGAGCCAAGTGATAGGATACTCTCAATGGGTGATCTTGTAACAGTTGATCTAACCCTAAGGTACGGTGGTTACATAGCAGATGCAACAAGGACATTCGCTCTAGGCAGTATAGACAGGGAGAAGGAGGATATCTACCATATCGTTAGGGAGGCACAAGAGAGGGCTTTGGAGTCTGTGCATGATGATGTAGAATGTAGAGAGGTAGATGGTGCTGCTAGGGCATACATAGAGGGCAAGGGTTATGGGGAGAGGTTCATACACTCTACTGGCCATGGTATAGGGCTTGATGTGCATGAGCCACCATGGATAAGCCGTAACTCTCAGGAGAGGCTTGCTAGGGGTATGTGCATAACTATAGAGCCAGGTATATACATTGCTAACAGGTATGGTGTAAGGATAGAGGACTCTTTAGCAATAAGCAGAGATGGCAGGGTAGTTGTGATGAATAGATACACAAAGGATCTCATAAGATTATGA